One genomic window of Aethina tumida isolate Nest 87 chromosome 3, icAetTumi1.1, whole genome shotgun sequence includes the following:
- the LOC109608568 gene encoding uncharacterized protein LOC109608568 isoform X2: MEKVVLACVFVASVAVAFDQTGSLHSECKLSTDCDGIGYWCSKNMTCQCLPGYVPNTELKTCLAAVGKKCQYDDNCIKGAFCKNQETCECKEFLLASFDKLSCNGSWTMNKFLYKVVPVLCFIYYKLM; encoded by the exons ATGGAGAAAGTCGTCTTGGCGTGTGTGTTTGTGGCCAGTGTTGCTGTGGCCTTTGACCAAACAG GCAGCTTACACTCGGAATGCAAATTATCGACGGATTGTGATGGAATTGGCTACTGGTGTAGCAAAAATATGACTTGCCAGTGTTTACCAGGATATGTTCCCAATACAGAACTGAAAACATGTCTTGCTG ctGTCGGCAAAAAATGCCAATACGACGACAACTGCATAAAAGGCGCCTTTTGTAAAAACCAAGAGACATGCGAATGCAAGGAATTCCTGCTCGCGAGCTTCGACAAACTGTCCTGCAACG ggtCGTGGACGATGaacaaatttctttataaagtTGTAcctgttttatgttttatttactataaattaatgtaa
- the LOC109608568 gene encoding uncharacterized protein LOC109608568 isoform X1 translates to MEKVVLACVFVASVAVAFDQTGSLHSECKLSTDCDGIGYWCSKNMTCQCLPGYVPNTELKTCLAAVGKKCQYDDNCIKGAFCKNQETCECKEFLLASFDKLSCNAVTDIDDPCDKDIQCSKFLTGTLCSRGKCACPDDKHLYNKKCIRTSYIGDRCDSVAQCERRRGLKGLVACQDNVCVCTVKEDPAVCSATVNVTSVFVIFCHMLLVIIW, encoded by the exons ATGGAGAAAGTCGTCTTGGCGTGTGTGTTTGTGGCCAGTGTTGCTGTGGCCTTTGACCAAACAG GCAGCTTACACTCGGAATGCAAATTATCGACGGATTGTGATGGAATTGGCTACTGGTGTAGCAAAAATATGACTTGCCAGTGTTTACCAGGATATGTTCCCAATACAGAACTGAAAACATGTCTTGCTG ctGTCGGCAAAAAATGCCAATACGACGACAACTGCATAAAAGGCGCCTTTTGTAAAAACCAAGAGACATGCGAATGCAAGGAATTCCTGCTCGCGAGCTTCGACAAACTGTCCTGCAACG CGGTCACAGACATTGACGATCCTTGCGACAAGGATATTCAATGCTCCAAATTCCTGACTGGAACGCTTTGTTCACGTGGTAAATGCGCTTGTCCCGACGACAAACATTTGTACAACAAAAAATGCATTCGGACTTCTTACATTGGTGATCGTTGCGATTCCGTTGCTCAATGCGAACGCAGGAGGGGCCTGAAAGGTCTGGTCGCATGCCAGGACAATGTTTGCGTTTGCACTGTTAAAGAGGATCCTGCTGTGTGCAGTGCCACTGTCAATGTTACTAGTGTTTTTGTTATCTTTTGTCACATGCTGTTAGTCATTATATGGTGA
- the LOC109608534 gene encoding tenascin isoform X1, with protein MSFKLLKLYVTAAITCHLITVSSEKFDYIECQYYTDCVHILGSKSDCYNEVCGCMPGTHMDPTDHKCYTTLPLYVECQYDKNCLLKNGSYGICNGICDCGEGFRANRDMNDCVRSKNLGDLCVASEECSLIGHATCTGNTCLCEDGYSISMNGKFCLRDAENFGDSCEENVQCKKRLTDAICLEHLKTCGCPPTMHVHNITCIESFQLGDVCDRDEECEYTSDMIGKIKCVNYRCGCVDRSFCNSGSDPLSVTIFLFCVVLFVQHSLR; from the exons atgtcatttaaactattaaaattatatgtaacagCTGCAATCACGTGTCATTTAATTACAGTGTCTTCGgagaaatttgattatatag AATGCCAATATTACACAGACTGTGTACACATATTAGGAAGTAAAAGCGATTGCTACAATGAAGTGTGCGGGTGTATGCCTGGAACCCATATGGATCCAACAGACCACAAATGCTACACAACATTGC CGTTGTACGTCGAATGCCAATACGACAAAAATTGCCTGCTCAAAAACGGATCGTACGGAATATGCAACGGCATCTGCGATTGCGGCGAAGGATTCAGGGCGAACCGAGACATGAACGATTGCGTACGATCGAAAAATTTGGGGGACTTGTGCGTAGCATCCGAAGAATGTTCGCTGATCGGACACGCGACGTGCACGGGCAACACGTGTTTGTGCGAGGACGGCTATTCGATCTCCATGAACGGGAAATTCTGTTTGAGAGATGCGGAAAATTTCGGAGACAGCTGCGAGGAGAACGTCCAGTGTAAGAAGAGATTGACGGACGCCATATGCTTGGAGCACCTCAAGACTTGCGGTTGTCCACCCACGATGCACGTGCACAACATCACGTGCATCGAATCCTTTCAATTAGGGGATGTTTGCGACAGAGATGAGGAGTGCGAGTACACGTCGGATAtgattggaaaaattaaatgcgTTAATTACAGATGCGGATGCGTCGATCGTTCCTTTTGTAATTCCGGTTCCGACCCTTTGTCTGTGACGATTTTCTTGTTTTGTGTAGTTCTATTTGTACAACATTCTCTTCGGTGA
- the LOC109608577 gene encoding multiple epidermal growth factor-like domains protein 10 yields the protein MYKMFAFKCVICLISVLSILILPSSQQSSRQPCREDADCFKISENSVCLGNTLDTRGECACKSGFNMLLRNRTFFYCGKNLNYSNPCLYKEECTYFVGSLSVCEFRSPGDGVCSCGPGSHLYQPEMRCYKDVLLHDVCSSSAECRLRDDTYANCVVGHCTCNSDSVPNETRDQCVISKRLGDHCSSDSDCKTPNSYCGNEICTCRQGYSVCKHQSYCLRDATEIGDPCTEDVQCATYLPGTTCSYEKKCTCDLGEHYTGTQCVVSKKVGESCDSDAECVYDKKLKDLVSCVDRRCECVYGPGNETMECGNGATVPRIAVSSVISLFIFVLTFY from the exons ATGTACAAAATGTTTGCttttaaatgtgtaatttgtCTTATTAGTGTATTgtccatattaattttacctaGTAGTCAACAAA gtagCAGACAACCATGTAGAGAAGACGCGGACTGTTTCAAAATTTCGGAAAATTCAGTTTGTCTCGGAAACACGTTAGACACACGAGGTGAATGTGCCTGCAAATCAGGATTCAATATGTTGCTGAGAAATCGTACATTTTTCTATTGTGGAAAGA atctaaattattcaaatcctTGTTTGTATAAAGAAGAGTGCACATATTTTGTTGGATCTTTGTCGGTTTGTGAGTTCAGATCTCCTGGCGACGGCGTATGCTCCTGCGGTCCCGGATCCCACTTGTACCAACCGGAGATGAGGTGCTACAAAGACGTCC TGTTACACGACGTCTGCAGTTCTAGCGCCGAATGTCGATTAAGGGATGACACATACGCTAACTGCGTGGTGGGCCATTGCACCTGCAACAGCGATTCGGTCCCGAACGAGACGCGGGACCAGTGCGTGATTTCGAAAAGGTTGGGCGACCATTGCTCGTCCGATTCGGACTGCAAAACCCCAAACTCCTACTGTGGCAACGAGATTTGCACGTGCCGTCAGGGTTATTCCGTTTGCAAACACCAAAGCTATTGTTTGAGAG ACGCAACCGAAATCGGCGATCCTTGCACCGAAGATGTGCAGTGCGCGACCTATTTGCCCGGCACGACCTGCTCGTACGAGAAGAAGTGCACGTGCGATTTGGGCGAGCACTACACGGGCACCCAATGCGTCGTGTCCAAGAAAGTGGGTGAATCCTGCGATTCGGACGCCGAATGTGTGTACGACAAGAAACTGAAGGACCTCGTGTCCTGCGTGGATAGACGGTGTGAGTGCGTTTACGGGCCCGGAAATGAAACTATGGAATGTGGAAATGGCGCAACCGTACCTCGGATTGCTGTTAGTTCTGTGataagtttgtttatttttgttcttacgttttattga
- the LOC109608575 gene encoding prion-like-(Q/N-rich) domain-bearing protein 25, translated as MVLFKILMSLIVFKHAMCLNNLILTKQQSLELTLIPCKNNEDCRDVGGVCVNEFCKCGDQPFCSEQTTILVNKIGESCTDNRECNVEHSQCTEGKCECMKDMVPTPNQKTCLKMSTGLGGECEDSVQCSAKTPSSHCQENKCVCQQHMHGHNGSCYKTVDLGQRCAETNECIKTEHSRCVEAKCTCEEEYVAGAAKCLIKAKGIDSPCSEDVQCVITLGSGSQCFNGYCRCKELFQVKNSTGKCVQDMLLGDKCETNADCHQPGSGESRLECILGDCKCKSDYQQFDGYCLSSSVALKPTSVLLGLFMLFLFF; from the exons atggttttattcaaaattcttaTGTCTTTAATTGTCTTTAAACACGCAATgtgtttaaataacttaatattaacCAAACAACAAAGCTTAGAGCTGA cATTAATCCCATGCAAAAACAATGAAGACTGCAGAGACGTTGGAGGAGTGTGTGTGAATGAATTTTGCAAGTGCGGCGACCAACCCTTCTGTTCGGAGCAGACAACCATCTTGGTGAACAAAATTGGAGAGTCATGTACAGACAATCGTGAGTGCAATGTGGAACATTCCCAGTGCACAGAAGGAAAGTGTGAATGTATGAAGGACATGGTGCCGACACCCAATCAAAAGACCTGCCTAAAAA TGTCTACGGGTCTGGGCGGCGAATGCGAAGACAGCGTTCAGTGCAGTGCCAAAACACCCTCGAGTCACTGTCAGGAAAACAAATGCGTGTGTCAACAACACATGCACGGCCATAATGGATCTTGCTACAAAACAGTCG ACCTGGGCCAACGTTGTGCCGAAACCAACGAGTGCATCAAAACGGAACACTCGCGATGTGTCGAAGCGAAATGCACTTGCGAAGAGGAATACGTAGCCGGCGCCgctaaatgtttaataaaagctAAGGGCATAGATTCCCCGTGTTCGGAGGATGTTCAATGCGTTATTACACTCGGCAGCGGTTCCCAATGTTTCAATGGATATTGCCGGTGTAAGGAACTGTTCCAGGTCAAGAATTCTACTGGAAAATGCGTCCAGGATATGT TACTAGGTGATAAGTGCGAGACCAATGCTGATTGTCACCAACCTGGAAGCGGGGAGAGTCGACTTGAATGCATTTTGGGGGACTGCAAGTGTAAATCAGATTATCAACAGTTTGATGGTTATTGTTTAA GTTCTTCCGTCGCATTGAAACCTACATCGGTTCTGTTGGGACTGtttatgttgtttttgtttttttaa
- the LOC109608534 gene encoding cell death abnormality protein 1 isoform X2: MPGTHMDPTDHKCYTTLPLYVECQYDKNCLLKNGSYGICNGICDCGEGFRANRDMNDCVRSKNLGDLCVASEECSLIGHATCTGNTCLCEDGYSISMNGKFCLRDAENFGDSCEENVQCKKRLTDAICLEHLKTCGCPPTMHVHNITCIESFQLGDVCDRDEECEYTSDMIGKIKCVNYRCGCVDRSFCNSGSDPLSVTIFLFCVVLFVQHSLR, translated from the exons ATGCCTGGAACCCATATGGATCCAACAGACCACAAATGCTACACAACATTGC CGTTGTACGTCGAATGCCAATACGACAAAAATTGCCTGCTCAAAAACGGATCGTACGGAATATGCAACGGCATCTGCGATTGCGGCGAAGGATTCAGGGCGAACCGAGACATGAACGATTGCGTACGATCGAAAAATTTGGGGGACTTGTGCGTAGCATCCGAAGAATGTTCGCTGATCGGACACGCGACGTGCACGGGCAACACGTGTTTGTGCGAGGACGGCTATTCGATCTCCATGAACGGGAAATTCTGTTTGAGAGATGCGGAAAATTTCGGAGACAGCTGCGAGGAGAACGTCCAGTGTAAGAAGAGATTGACGGACGCCATATGCTTGGAGCACCTCAAGACTTGCGGTTGTCCACCCACGATGCACGTGCACAACATCACGTGCATCGAATCCTTTCAATTAGGGGATGTTTGCGACAGAGATGAGGAGTGCGAGTACACGTCGGATAtgattggaaaaattaaatgcgTTAATTACAGATGCGGATGCGTCGATCGTTCCTTTTGTAATTCCGGTTCCGACCCTTTGTCTGTGACGATTTTCTTGTTTTGTGTAGTTCTATTTGTACAACATTCTCTTCGGTGA
- the LOC109608574 gene encoding uncharacterized protein LOC109608574 encodes MYQQLIIIAVFLFVRISGSALHGSCLINEDCGTIDTYCKDGVCSCKPNFIVWYDSCLQITTPPMHCRKKDECQNVLGARSLCTRNNVCACRPFHHLHNGQCVKNRDLHDICEHDHQCYCGVDCGDKIACIGRNCTCKPGHKAYRSRRCISIEPVHTVVQHTNLVGGSTSNKGLINILTLFLFIRLFVNNIFL; translated from the exons ATGTATCAGCAGCTAATCATAATTGCCGTCTTCCTCTTCGTACGAATTTCAG GATCAGCTTTGCACGGATCTTGTTTAATTAACGAAGACTGCGGCACCATCGACACGTATTGCAAGGACGGCGTTTGTTCGTGCAAACCGAACTTCATAGTGTGGTACGACAGTTGTCTGCAAA TAACCACACCTCCGATGCACTGCAGAAAAAAGGACGAGTGTCAGAATGTTTTAGGCGCGCGAAGTTTATGCACGAGAAACAACGTGTGTGCGTGCAGACCGTTTCATCATTTGCACAACGGACAATGCGTCAAAAATAGAG ATTTGCATGATATATGCGAACACGACCACCAGTGTTACTGCGGAGTGGACTGTGGCGATAAAATAGCCTGTATTGGACGTAATTGTACATGTAAACCTGGACACAAGGCTTATCGCAGCAGGAGATGCAttt caATTGAGCCAGTTCACACGGTGGTGCAACACACAAACCTAGTGGGCGGTTCCACATCAAATAAAGgactgattaatattttaacactattcttatttataagactttttgtaaataatatatttttataa